A region of Deltaproteobacteria bacterium DNA encodes the following proteins:
- a CDS encoding UDP-N-acetylmuramoyl-tripeptide--D-alanyl-D-alanine ligase, with the protein MKLSMAEVLRATSGKLVAGREGAMMRGVSTDTRTIKRGNLFFALQGERFDGHDYLPLAFRKGAGGAVVMKNLSPRFKGKNIARVTDTTRALGDLASFWRRRFSIPVVAVTGSNGKTTTKEMIAQILSEKYPLLKTEGNLNNAIGLPQNLFRLGRRHKVAVLEMGMNAPGEIRRLVEIASPQVGVITNVGRAHLQGVGSLRDVVRAKGELLEGLPRRDGVAFLNGDSPYLSSLRKMSHVPVVTFGWGKRCHVRGSDFRVHNLRGVSFQVHSGGEAVKFSLPALGSHNVENALAAIAVGRHFGVSWNSLKRALAHFKGLKWRLQVVRTKHWTILNDGYNANPDSTEKALAFLGQIQARRRVAILGDMFELGDHASPEHKKIGGIVARTGVDLLVGVGRRGRDLCQGAVRAGFSKDKAFFFPHLNGRSCERIHSLLERGDLVLVKGSRGMHLERLVEALRH; encoded by the coding sequence ATGAAACTATCGATGGCAGAGGTTTTGAGGGCGACGTCAGGAAAACTGGTGGCGGGGAGGGAAGGGGCAATGATGCGGGGTGTTTCCACGGATACACGAACGATCAAGAGGGGGAATCTCTTTTTTGCGCTGCAGGGGGAGAGATTTGACGGGCATGATTATCTTCCACTGGCCTTTCGCAAAGGGGCTGGAGGGGCTGTTGTGATGAAAAATCTTTCGCCTCGTTTCAAAGGCAAAAACATTGCGCGTGTCACCGACACAACTCGTGCGCTGGGAGATCTGGCAAGTTTCTGGAGAAGGCGATTTTCGATTCCCGTTGTCGCGGTGACCGGTTCCAACGGAAAGACAACGACCAAGGAGATGATTGCGCAGATTCTCTCGGAGAAATACCCTCTCCTCAAAACCGAAGGGAATTTGAATAACGCCATTGGCCTTCCCCAGAATCTTTTCAGGTTGGGTCGGAGACATAAGGTCGCTGTCCTTGAGATGGGGATGAATGCCCCGGGAGAAATCAGGCGCCTTGTGGAGATCGCCTCTCCCCAGGTGGGGGTTATTACCAATGTCGGTCGTGCCCATCTCCAAGGAGTTGGGAGTTTGCGGGATGTCGTTCGTGCCAAGGGAGAACTGCTGGAGGGATTGCCCCGTCGTGACGGCGTTGCCTTTCTGAATGGAGATTCTCCTTATCTTTCCTCGCTACGAAAGATGAGTCATGTGCCGGTTGTTACCTTCGGATGGGGGAAGAGGTGTCATGTCAGGGGTTCGGACTTTCGGGTTCATAATCTGCGAGGGGTCAGTTTTCAGGTTCATTCTGGGGGAGAGGCGGTGAAATTCTCCCTGCCGGCCTTGGGATCTCACAATGTCGAGAATGCACTCGCAGCCATTGCTGTTGGCCGCCACTTCGGGGTTTCCTGGAATAGTCTGAAGAGAGCCCTCGCCCATTTTAAGGGGCTGAAATGGCGTCTACAGGTTGTTCGAACAAAACACTGGACGATTTTGAATGATGGCTACAACGCCAATCCCGATTCCACAGAAAAGGCGTTGGCTTTTTTGGGCCAAATTCAGGCCAGGAGGCGTGTCGCCATTTTGGGTGATATGTTTGAGTTAGGTGACCATGCCTCGCCGGAACACAAGAAAATTGGGGGCATTGTCGCCCGCACGGGAGTTGATCTTCTTGTCGGAGTCGGGAGAAGAGGACGTGATCTTTGTCAGGGGGCTGTGAGGGCTGGATTTTCCAAAGACAAGGCGTTCTTCTTTCCTCATTTGAATGGACGATCCTGTGAAAGAATCCACTCGTTGCTTGAACGGGGAGACCTTGTGCTGGTCAAAGGATCGAGGGGAATGCATCTGGAACGATTGGTGGAGGCGTTGAGACACTAA
- a CDS encoding UDP-N-acetylmuramoyl-L-alanyl-D-glutamate--2,6-diaminopimelate ligase: MSDHVPGLSVRDEMKLSKLFHGIIPLNSFSGDLEVEGVSSDSRQVCPGDIFVAIPGHEKDGRAYVTEAVYKGASAVVLSKPVSGVTVPQFAVENPRLALPQLAARFYEEPSKHLRLFGITGTNGKTTLTFLLESIFNVAGFVPGVLGTVNYRYPGKTLEAPNTTPGPLALQRLLAEMKRSNVSHVVMEVSSHALDQERVREIHFDGVAFTNLTWDHLDYHTTLEDYFAAKLRLFTEVLPASKKRDKFCVINREDSWGRKIVGECGERLIEVGFEPSCTVYGKSFEMGPSGSRLKFVLEGKEGLLNSSLMGRFNLENILVAIGMAHGAGISMDQMIQGIEAVRVVPGRLESIPNNRGFFIFVDYAHTPDALARVGQTVKGVVPGRLITVFGCGGDRDPHKRPMMGREVTQFSDLVIVTSDNPRTEEPEKIINEIWKGIRETNFPHGKLLRIPDRREALRKSLELARPGDGILIAGKGHEDYQIIGKEKFHFSDQEVLKEILGGSVKGESGR; the protein is encoded by the coding sequence ATGTCGGATCACGTTCCAGGCCTCTCCGTGAGGGATGAGATGAAGCTCTCAAAACTGTTTCATGGGATTATTCCGCTAAATTCCTTCTCCGGCGACTTGGAGGTTGAGGGAGTCAGTTCTGATTCTCGTCAGGTTTGTCCCGGGGATATTTTTGTAGCGATTCCGGGACATGAGAAGGATGGCCGAGCGTATGTTACGGAGGCGGTTTACAAAGGCGCCTCTGCGGTCGTTCTTTCAAAACCGGTTTCTGGAGTTACGGTGCCGCAGTTTGCTGTGGAAAATCCGCGTCTGGCCCTTCCTCAACTGGCGGCACGCTTTTATGAAGAGCCCTCGAAGCACCTTCGTTTATTTGGTATTACAGGGACCAACGGCAAGACGACATTAACCTTTCTTCTTGAATCAATTTTCAATGTGGCCGGATTTGTCCCCGGTGTTTTGGGGACAGTGAACTACCGCTACCCGGGAAAAACTCTGGAGGCCCCGAATACAACCCCCGGTCCCCTCGCTCTTCAACGTTTACTTGCCGAAATGAAGAGATCCAATGTTTCCCATGTTGTGATGGAGGTCTCCTCCCATGCACTTGACCAGGAACGGGTCCGCGAGATCCATTTTGATGGGGTCGCCTTTACCAATCTGACTTGGGATCATCTCGATTACCATACCACCCTGGAAGATTATTTTGCTGCCAAATTGCGACTTTTTACCGAGGTTCTCCCGGCGAGTAAAAAGAGGGACAAGTTCTGTGTGATCAATCGGGAGGATTCCTGGGGTCGAAAAATTGTTGGAGAATGCGGGGAGCGTCTGATCGAGGTCGGGTTTGAGCCGTCTTGTACCGTTTATGGAAAATCTTTTGAGATGGGGCCATCCGGTTCAAGACTCAAATTTGTTTTAGAGGGGAAGGAAGGGCTTCTCAACTCTTCGCTCATGGGGCGTTTTAATCTGGAAAATATTCTCGTGGCGATCGGTATGGCACATGGCGCGGGTATCTCGATGGACCAGATGATCCAGGGAATAGAGGCGGTTAGAGTGGTGCCGGGGCGACTGGAGTCGATTCCCAACAACCGCGGTTTTTTTATCTTTGTTGATTATGCCCACACGCCGGACGCGCTGGCGCGGGTGGGACAAACAGTCAAGGGAGTTGTCCCGGGTCGGCTCATCACCGTTTTTGGGTGTGGAGGGGATCGGGATCCTCACAAGAGGCCGATGATGGGCCGCGAAGTGACCCAGTTCAGTGATCTGGTGATTGTGACCTCGGACAACCCGCGGACCGAAGAGCCGGAAAAAATTATCAACGAAATCTGGAAGGGGATTCGAGAGACCAATTTTCCTCACGGAAAACTTCTCCGGATTCCGGATCGACGGGAGGCGCTGCGAAAATCGCTTGAACTGGCTCGCCCTGGCGACGGGATTCTCATTGCGGGTAAAGGGCATGAAGATTACCAGATCATCGGCAAGGAAAAATTTCATTTCAGTGATCAGGAAGTCTTGAAAGAGATCTTGGGTGGATCTGTGAAGGGTGAATCGGGGCGATGA